The Elgaria multicarinata webbii isolate HBS135686 ecotype San Diego chromosome 11, rElgMul1.1.pri, whole genome shotgun sequence genome segment tgtgccatctactgctcctcctccttctcaccaccatcctcatctggaccagagcgagaggcagtgaacaaacaggttgcactggtgaagaagaggagcaactccagggggctcttgtcagtgggcccatgcTGGAGTGTGGACCTTCGGCAGGTACCCGACCATGCCTACTGTTGGTGCCAGATCTGGCTGTGGTaatgttagagtgaccatatgaaaagaaggacaggtatctttaacatttgttaaaggggaatttcagcaggtatcatttgtatgcatgcagcacctggtgaaattccctcttcatcgcaacagttaaacctgcaggagacctgccctcttttgtatctggtcactctaattttaactgttatgatgaagagggaattttaccaggtgctgcatgcttacaaatgacacctgctgaaattcccctttcaatacaaatgttaaagatacaggagcccggccctccttttcatatggccatcctatGTGCTTCAAAACAGTGTTTGTGGGCTGCATAAGGGGATTTTTGAACCCCTGCTTGAAAGAATGCCTAGGGAGTTGGACTACTGTCACTGGTTGTGCCAGTGAGGCTGGTGAAACTGTTTTAATATTTAGCTGTTCTTTTGAAAGAGCTAGTTCCTAGTTCTAATTGTTGTGGGcaaaatttttaaagtttttccaAGGGTGATGTCTTCTAAAgaccaaaataaaaatgtgttcttatgttcttaagaggctTCCAGTGGTTGAGGGTTTCCCAAGTACCGCCACTTGAGAACCTATTACAAAAATGCCCACCTCTACTGTACTATGCGGGCCTGATTTTGTTATCTTTGCTGCTGTAGTGGTCATTTCATAGTTATTAGACTGTATTGTTTTAATGTTCTATTATATATTCATATTTGCAATTTTTTATGcatgttgcatattttattttacggAAGCCACCATGTGGGGACATTTGCCCTCAAAGGTGACCtataaatatcttaaataaataaattccatcacCTTCCATCCTTATCACTAAACAATTCTTTTGAATGACAGTGAACCAATACTGAGAGGTGGAATCAGGCATATTAATACAGAGAATATAACCTTGCAGATCTACACTTAGCTTCAGCCCCTCCCATTCACCCAACTTGCTCAGTGAACCCCTCTTGTTTCCCTACATGATTTCAGCCTTCAAGCACCAactcctatttattttattttatttttttgcaccaCCCAGCCTGAtgaaaagttctggagaactctAAAGTTTGCACATCTTTGTGGGATTTTCGTTGGTCAGATATTGTCCAACCATGGATTttggatccccccctccccatggaccACCATGActatcttttattttctttaatgtgCTTTAGAGAATaaggttgccaccttttcttctGACAGGGCCTCCGTGCATTTCACGGGTACAGAGCTATGCAGCGAGAGCGACTTCGTTCTAGCCTGGAGAGACAGTGATggggcgtggggtgggtgggtgggggagcttcATTTTTTGGATTCCTGCCCTGCATTTGTTAAAGGCGCAGAAGCCCAGCCAGCAACTCAACGGCCCTGCACTTCTCCACCCTCCCTACTTATGAAATCCTGGCTCCCCGTTTGTCCAGGGAGGAAAGGGTTACCCAGACAGTACACGGAAGTGGGGACCTTCGATCGTCAGCCCCTTCCGGTTCCTGCCGGGGCTTCTgggaagagaaaaggaggtgTGCAGCTGTCCTCTGGTGAGAAGCTGgggagaaaaaggggagggggctgtgcATACGAGCCCGGATTGTTTGCAATCCATTGCATTTTGCTTGCTTTGAATACTCCTGTATGTATGGAGCCGAACCGGGAGTGGAGAAGGGCAAATCCCAACTTCCGCTTAGCTAGAACATAAGAAGGCCCCTCCTGGACCAGACCAGACCAGAGGTTCATCTTATCATCTGTTTCCCACGGTGGCCAAGCAGATGTTTTGGGAAGCCCGCAATATGAAAGCAATGGCCCTCCCTGACCCACTCGCCCCTACTTCCGGCTTCTGATATACTGCCTCTGCTTACCCATTGTGACTCACAGCCGCTAATAGATCTGGATTCTCCATGAATCTGCTTAAGCCCCCTTTGAAAGCgatctaaggtagggtgaccatatggaaaggaggacagggctcctgtatctttaacagttgcatagaaaagggaatttcagcaggtgtcatttgtatgcaatgcagcacctggtgaaattccctcctcatcacaacagctaaaactgcaggagccctgcccccttttgtacctgcagctttgactgttgtgaggaagagggcatttcaccaggtgcagcatgcatacaaatatcacctgctgaaattccctttttttatgcaactgttaaagatataggagccttgtcctccttttcatatggtcacactatctaAGGCCCAGCcatccccagtctggtgccctccagatgttttggactacaagttgcagaattcctcaccattggccatgatggctggggctgatgggagttgaagtccaaaacatctggagggcaccaggttgaggaaggctaactAATAGGCATCTATCATCTGTTCCCTTTTAAAACAGTGCAAGTTAGTAgtcatcaccacaccttgtggtagtgaatgcaaCTATTTACGCactgtctgaagaagtacttccttttatctgtcccgaatctgccaccaatcagcttcactggatgacctctttgggttctagcattaggaGAGATGCTAGAACCCATTTCTCCCTATTCACTTACACTCACttacctttttctaagctaaaaagccccaaacattgtaacctttctttTTCTCATCTCTTTTCTGTTAGAATTGTTCTAAACTGCCTTAGTTGATTCCAGAAAGGCAATACAGaaatccagccccttgatcattttggttgcccttttctgcaccatttCTAGCTCATGTGCAGGATAGAACCCCTTTGGAGAAAATGGTTTTTATGGCTATATAATTATGAGTCTCATTTCAAGAAGTCCTGAAGATGTAAAATATTTTAGTGTCTGGGGTTAGTAATGGCAATATGTCAGGGTGTATATTTTTGTGTGTCTGAGCTTAGATGTATTACGTTTTTGCTTTTTGAAATGGTTAAGCTAGAAATCTCAATATAAATATTGGAACTGGCTTTTGGaccctttctcctccccagcTTTCTTCTGCTCCTGCCAGCTTCATTCCTTCCTGCCCACACTCCTCGCAATGAAGAAAACACCACGAAAAAACCAAGGCGAGCGTTACCGCCTGAAGTTCCGGCGTCTGTGCCGGGCAGCCAAGGTGCTCGTTTACGAGAACGCGGCTTTGTGCGATGAGATCGCCAGGCTTGAGGCCAAATACCTGCGTGTACGCGAAGAGCGCCGGTTCCTGCTTGCTCGCTTGTTGCAGGCGCAGGCTGAAGACGAGCCTCCCGCGCCAAACCTCGCTGCCGTTTCTCAGCCCTCACCGGACGAGCTGACTGTCCGCAAGCCCCGCCGGGAACGCAAAGGCAAAGAGAACGGCCGGGCGTCCAAGCGCAGAGCAGCCCCGGAGCTGGGTGCCCGCCGGCCGGTCCCGCCACTACCGTTGGATCCTTCTGGCCGGCCAGTGTTTCCCATCACGCTGGGGTCGCTGACTATCTACAGTTTGGGTGAAATTGTCCCCGACCGCCCTGGTTTCCACACGGAGAGTGCCATCTACCCGGTTGGGTACTGCAGCACCCGGATCTTTGCCAGCACCCGCAGACCAGTTCACCGGTGCCTCTACACCTGCCAGATCAAGGATGGTGGTGCCGGGCCGCTCTTTGAGATTGCTCCCGAAGATGAGCCAGGCTGCGTCATGGCTGGCTCCACGCCGGATGCCTGCCATGCTCAACTGCTGGAGGCTGTGGGGGCGGCCCAGCTGGAGCCGGCAGGAGCAGAATTCTTTGGGCTTTCGCACCCGGCCATCCAGCACCTCATCCAGAGCTGCTCTGGCGCTCGCAAGTGCGCTGGGTACCGCTGGTTCCGCTTTGAGGTGTGCCGCCCGGCAGATGGGCCCCCTCCAGAGGGGTTGCCCCCAGGAAATCCCGGAACTGACTACGAGGCTTTCCAAAACCAAGGCTTGGCAGGGCCCGTGGGCCTGGACTTCTCTGCTACGACCCCTTCCCCACCCAGTGGCAACGGATATGCAGAACTTTTCCTGCCTTGTGCTCCCTCCGGAGGGTCCCCCATTCCCCAAAGCCCAGAAAGTGACACTGACTGAATATTGCCAGGCACAAGCCTGTGGTAGAACTTCTGCCTGGAGACCCATGTAGCAACATCTGTTATCCTGGCCCGAGTTTTCCTGTTGCTACAATTACATTGATGTTGTAAAATGCTTGTACCGTATCCTGTTGTTTTAAAGGCTGCCATTaggttagccttccccaacctgatgccttccagtcgggttggactacaactcccagaatccccagccagctatgctggggtccaacccatctggaggacaccagattgggggaggctatTTTAGATCCAACTCTCAACATTGTCTATGAGCAGTAATTTAAGTGTAGGTCCAAAAGGGTGTATTTTTGCTTTCGCAAAGACTTTTGAAACAAGTACTTGAATTGAGTATTTCTACTTGAAGTCTGTATTTGACAATGTTTGATTTGGGCAGGGTGTGTATGCGAGGTTGGTTTTTGCATAATGGAAACACTATCCAATCAGAAGGATCCAAGGGTAGTGGCAGAACCAGTAAAAGTGCTGTGGTGAATGTGCTCCCATATGGCCTTCTAATTGCATACTTTTAGCCAATGCTAAATGCATTTGATCACATGAGTGCATGTTCACAAGATAACTTCCCTACAAGAGAAGAACCCTTTTCTTGTTATAAAATTGTGAATGCTGGTAAGCTGCCAACGTTTTCAAGAgtataagggagcaatcctatgcatggattagcagttgtaggacttttcccgtTTCAACAGAGAGAGGATTGCGCCCTAGAAACGTGCTAACCTGCATTACTGCACATGCCCAGTTCCACATTAAGGAAGGCTGCTGGATAAGTTGGTGATCTTTACTGTTTTGAAACCAAGCAGGAATAGACTTAGGCTGATACAGGAGAAACTGTACAGATATGCACAACTCCTGTACGGTACAAAGAGACGATTCACATGGAATATGGAGCTGATGGTGACTGAAGTGTATCATGATCAGTTCTTCCCCTTCCGTCATTTACTTGAATATGTTAAGAGGCTTGTGCATGAAATTTACCACTGAAGGCTGTTTTTAATAAAGGCTTTGAAAATTGTCTGTGCATTGCAGGAAatttggaggtgggagggggtgtTACGTGAGGAAACAGGTAGATGGCTCATAAGAAAGAACTTGGGCTGTTCTGTTAAGAGGTTTCCTTTCATGGAGTTTCTCCCCACACCTACCCCAAATCTCCCAGTTGGTTGAGAGTGCTCACTTTTTTAAGATGCAAAAATGGGGGTGTCCTAAATAAATCCAGGAATGGAAGAACAATGTCTCAAGATGCTggaacaaagattttatttgttaaaaagcccaacgcatttcggcctatttttattttaaggccttTTTCAAGGGGTTCTAAAAAGTCTGCAAAGACGCCTGTAATAATGTCGCCTACTAAAATCACCAGTGAATTTTAGTAGGAGACATTATTACAGGAATTTCTGCAGGCTTGAAAAAATTCTGCAGGCTTGAAAAagaccttaaaataaaaataggccgAAACATGTTGcgcttttaaacaaataaaatctttgtttcagCATCTTGAAATGTTTCTCTTCCATTTGTGGGTCactttttttaaggaaaggaagTAATGGATGCATCTTAAAGTGCATCTatagtaggggtgggtgggaagaaggtagaaCTCTGGaagttgcaattattattattaataataattaaaaaaaatatttgttacccatctctccctcagTACATCAGCAGAAGTTTCCACTTCCCGATTGTTTAACAACAGTTGGAAGAAAAACActcttttcttccccctctcccattaTACTGCTGAAAGGCAGAACGCTTGTAAGGTAACCAGAATTGGATTTTCGTATGGAAGGAATATGAATTCCGTTGAGTTCTGGTATGCAAAACAAATCTCTGGGCTCACAGTTCTTTAACTCCAAGTAGATGTCTTTTGCATTAAGCTCCAGTTAGTTGATCTGTCAGTTCTAGGAAGAAACTAAGGAGACCCAGCAAGACTGAAGTTTGTCCGCCCCAATCTATCCCATAAACCATTGCCAGGCTAGTATGACTGTCACAGCTTCTGTCAAGAAATCCTTCCAGCATGAACCAGAAGACACCTTGGCAGAAggatgtcccactgatttcaatggcattTGTTGCCACCtgcttaggatttcagccttttgTAGTTTAGTGAATGTCCTGAGACTTATATGGGTTCTGTGGAGAATTACAGTTCCTTGCGGGAGGAAGAAATGTTTAATGGAGTCGCACTTTTCCTGAAAGCATAACAAGTCAATACCCCCACTTGCCAGTTTCAGTATCGAGTCAAATATATGGGATGGTTTGGGAACAGTTATCACCATTGGCTCAGGAATATTCTCAATTAACGTGCTATTTTTGGGATGACACTGGGTCATTGATAAAAGATCATAAAGCCACAGGCATTGTCGCCACAGTGCTCATAGTCCATGAGGGAGCACTGCAACAAAGGATAGGTTTTAGGCCTCTAGAGCAAATGCCCCCTGACCTTTCCAGCAGAAGCCGTGTACAAAACAGGGCTGAACTCCAAGCTCTTGCTGGAACATTCTCCTAGCATCCGCATCTGCTTAACCCATTGCCCTTTGTACACAGGGTGGGCCTGCCTTTGGATAAGGAATTGTGACAGAGAGGAGCTGAATAGGGACAAggggaaaacttttttaaaacaggaaCTTTCATCCATGGCTGCCAATTTTAACAGTTCGAAAAGGCATTCCAGCTTTAGCCTCATTGCGAGGTCAAACAAAAACCACGTCAGGACTCAGCTGATAAGTCTTTGGCAGCGCCCATTCAGAGGACGCGACGTCCCTCAGAGGTAGGCCTGTAAGTCTAGGCGATGTTGTCATACACCCGGACGACATCCAGATATTCGCGGAGTGAGTCCAGCAGCTGGGCCGCTCGCTCCATCTCCTCATCGGACAGCTGGGCACTGACCGTTGGGATGAACTCGAGACCGGCAGAGAGGGAACAAAGGCCCAGGGATTCCAGCTTCTCCCGGACCTGACGTAAAGTGGGTACCGCAcagataaactggagaggaggagaggaaggaaggaattcaGCCACCAATCCTTCACACACAGCCTTGAAAATAAACACTGAAATGTTCAGTCCATGAAGGAACATTTTAATTTCCTGGTTTTGGGGGAGGCTGGGAGGAAGGACTGGATACTCTGGAGTGGGGAGGCTAATGTGTTGGTGGAGacctgaggaattctgggagatcTACAGACGGCATGGGCATCCTATGGGAGAGAAAAATGATCTGGTACCACCCTCTCcaaccaggtgtgttggattacaactcccattagccccgaGCATGGGGACAGAACTTCAGGCCCGGGGCCCAAATCCAGACCTCTGGCATTCCCCAgacaacacccccccacacacacacactcaataaagTGCCAAATTCTGTAATCCAAATATACTGTGCAAATTAAATAGAGCTGAATCAGGTATGACTATTCATGGGTGTGTGTCGACTTCTACTGGAAAGTATGCAGATAATGCCAAGTGAACTCTCAGAAGCTCtcaggggaggggctgtggctcagtggtagagcatctgctttgcatgcagaaggttccaggttcgatccacggcatctccaggtagggctggaaaaattcctgtctgaaactctggaatgctgctgccagttggtgttgacaatactgagctagatggaccaagggcctgatttggtataaggcagcttcctatgttcctacgttGAAGGGGCCCCAGTGCCCAGTGTagctccttcctcttcatcgtGGCTTTGGGAACAATTATAAACTTGCTTTAAAACTAAGTGTGATTCCACAGTTGCTGTATACCAAAGTGGAATCTGTCCTGCGTTTCTATAGCAACCTGGCAGAATGTATTCACTTGAGGTCGGGTGGGTTGAAAGGAAGAGGCTTGGGAAGAAGGACTCCGAAGTCCTCAGAGAGGGAAAAGACATTTTAAGGCCGGGTTGTTGAACCCCTTTCATCCCGAGAGCCGAAATCTAttgcagagaagctctcgggcTGCATTTTGGTAGTGGGTAAGGCCGAAGGTAAAATGGGGCAGGAGCAATGGGAGTGGGCCAAAATATCAGCACAAATTAAAGTTAGAGCTCTTAAGAAcgtaatataagaagagccatgccggatcagaccaagggtccatctagtccagcactctgttcacacagtggtcaagcagCTGTCAACGAAggaatcacaagcaggacacagtgcaacagcaccctcccacccatgttccccagcaactggtgcacataggcttactgcctcggatactgatagccttctcctccaggaatttatctaacccccttttaaacccatgcaaattggtggccatcaccacatcttgtggtagtgaattccattgtttaactctgcgctgtgtgttAGTTACagccagtaacgaagccttaggagagatattTTGACTTTTTAAGATGGGGAAATCCTTGCAAAACCTTGAAGACTGCCAAATGATCAGCAATTTAGGGAGAGGGGGCGTGGCATTGGGAAGGGGCTGTGGCCATCCGGGGAATCCCAAAAGGTCAGATTTGGACTACTGGGTATACCCAACCCTGGTACCCAATGTATAAAAACACACTGGTTACTGGTCCCTGTCCCATACCTACCCTACATCTCACCTTCAGCATCGTCTTctcatcctcatcttcttcttcttggacATCTTCTGCTCCAGCTTCAATAGCAAACTCGAGGGCTTGGTCCAAGCTGATAGGACTGCCTGTCCGGTCCTCCCTGCTCACCACAACGATCCCCTTCTTTTCAAAACTATGCCGAGCCCCAGCAGCAAGGAGTCCTCTGCCGGGAACCAAACGGAAAGCCCCCAGCACGTAAACTAAGGAAGTGACTGATTAGGGCTTCTACCTCCTACGATccaaaaagaagtaaaaaaaccaacagagtttggccttccccaactcgatgccttccagatctgttttactgcaactcctataattcctaTAAAACCCAATCCTGgctttgggatgatgggagttgcagtaaaacacatctggagggcaccaagttggggaaactgGGTCTAGGTCCTCTCCTGTACCCCAGGAAGATGCTATTAACCACTGCGCACCACCCCAGGCAAACCAGCCGGCCCTCTTCAGCTCACACTAACCCGTGTTTGTTCAGAAGACGACGGATTTCAGAGAGGGACCTCTTTGCATTGTCCGTCAATATTTCAATAAGTAGGGAGGATCCACCAGGACCGCGTGCTTCACAGAGCAGGTAGGAGGATTTGGTTTTGTCCTGccaaaataaaagttaaaaatgaCTACATTAAGGCCCATatttaagaaacacacacacaaaaagataaaTCCATACTCAGGTGCATCTTTGAAGCAATTAAGTTGAAATGGGGTGGGCACAtggatatatgtatgtatttacttactggaaatatttaaaaattgttttttggCTCACCAGGGCCCTGAAAGtgataaataattttaaacaatacCATAAATCACAGCAGAatgaaaagaaggggggaaacttTAAAACAAGCCAGAACAATATTAAAATCCAACACTGCTGTTTTTACTGCCTGTCTAAAGCTCAGTAAGGATGGAGTCAAGTTGACCTCCCTAAGGAAAGTCAGGGTGCTGCTACCAAAAAGACCCCGTCTTGTTCTTAAAAGGCCAGCTACCATTATTTTCAGTCATGGTTGGCTTGAGAGCACAAAGTAGGGCGGGTGATACCTAATTCCTTTCCAGTCCTtgacctttcatagaatcacagaatagtagagttggaaggagcctacaaggccatcgattccaagcccctgctcaatgcaggaatccaacttaaagaatacctgacagatggttgtccagctgcctcttgaaggcctcgagtgtgggaaagcccacaacctccctaggtaactgattccattgtcgcactgctctaacagtcaggaagtttttcctgatgtccagctggaatctggcttcctttaattttagtccattattccatgtcctgcactctgggaggatcgagaagagatcctggccctcctctgtgtgacaacctttcaagtatttgaagagtgctctcatgtctcccctcaatcttctcttctccaggctaaacatgcccagttctttcagtctctcttcatagggctttgtttccagacccctgatcatcctggttgccctcctctgaacacgctccagcttgtctgcgtccttcttgaattgtggagcccagaactggacgcaatactctagatgaggcctaaccagggccgaatttcTATGCCTCTGTTACCCCCTCGTCTCACAAAACACCTCCCACAAAGGAGGCAGCTACGGCCACATCTGCACACCGGTCCCCAAACAACTCAGAGATACGTACCCCGCCAGTGATAGCTGCTTCAATGGAGGCTTTGGGCATGCTCTTGCTCCGACATTGCTCAACAACATTGGCTAAATTAGTGTTCAGCTCAGGGTTTGGGCCTCCTTCTGCCAAAGACATGATGCAAAAAGAGATGtcaaattattattactaattgGTTTGTTTATATAGTGCAGGGCTGTTAAACTTCTTTCATTCTAATGGTGGGCGGGAGAGGCAAAAGGTCAGGACCAAAATGcccaaaacaaacagcaaaattTAGCTTAAAGGtcatactgccagtaacttagccTTAGGAGAAGCGTTTCGACCtattagaatgggggaaatgcacaa includes the following:
- the TBRG1 gene encoding transforming growth factor beta regulator 1, which translates into the protein MKKTPRKNQGERYRLKFRRLCRAAKVLVYENAALCDEIARLEAKYLRVREERRFLLARLLQAQAEDEPPAPNLAAVSQPSPDELTVRKPRRERKGKENGRASKRRAAPELGARRPVPPLPLDPSGRPVFPITLGSLTIYSLGEIVPDRPGFHTESAIYPVGYCSTRIFASTRRPVHRCLYTCQIKDGGAGPLFEIAPEDEPGCVMAGSTPDACHAQLLEAVGAAQLEPAGAEFFGLSHPAIQHLIQSCSGARKCAGYRWFRFEVCRPADGPPPEGLPPGNPGTDYEAFQNQGLAGPVGLDFSATTPSPPSGNGYAELFLPCAPSGGSPIPQSPESDTD
- the LOC134406468 gene encoding translational activator of cytochrome c oxidase 1 → MPIGSTLARVHVLFRQHLLTVLDQPGRAIHASCAAFAGHNKWSKVKNVKGPKDHARSVLFKKLGMMIRLAVREGGPNPELNTNLANVVEQCRSKSMPKASIEAAITGGDKTKSSYLLCEARGPGGSSLLIEILTDNAKRSLSEIRRLLNKHGGLLAAGARHSFEKKGIVVVSREDRTGSPISLDQALEFAIEAGAEDVQEEEDEDEKTMLKFICAVPTLRQVREKLESLGLCSLSAGLEFIPTVSAQLSDEEMERAAQLLDSLREYLDVVRVYDNIA